One part of the Moorena sp. SIOASIH genome encodes these proteins:
- a CDS encoding AtzE family amidohydrolase, translated as MLTVNQTDAIGITTAIREGQVTAKTVITNCLEKITVRNQSLNCFTTVTTDQALSDAEQIDNAIATGNNPGPLAGVPFAVKNLYDIAGLITLAGSKINAENPPASRDATAVAKLKQAGAILVGALNMDEYAYGFVTENSHYGATTNPHDLTRIAGGSSGGSAAAVAAGLVPITLGSDTNGSIRVPAALCGTFGFKPTYGRLSRAGVFLFSASLDHIGPFARSVRDIATTFDILQGADPADSVCTNRFPELCVPHLNQGIEGLRIGVADGYFAQGAEPEVLDAVAKVASSLDVTASVTIPEAKRARAAAYIITANEGSNLHLDNLRKRPDDFDPATRDRFLAGALIPGTWYIQAQRFRQWFRDRVREVFQDVDIILAPTTPCVAPLLGQETMVIAGEEVLVRPNLGLFTQPLSFIGLPVLSVPIQRPGQMPLGVQIIAAPYHEAMILRVAAVLEEQGIVSAPVVS; from the coding sequence ATGCTAACCGTGAACCAAACTGATGCCATTGGAATTACCACTGCGATTCGAGAAGGTCAAGTCACCGCCAAAACAGTCATTACTAACTGTCTCGAAAAAATCACTGTCCGTAACCAATCCCTTAACTGTTTCACAACGGTTACCACTGACCAAGCCTTATCTGATGCTGAACAGATTGATAATGCTATTGCCACAGGGAACAATCCCGGTCCATTGGCAGGAGTTCCTTTTGCGGTTAAAAACTTATATGATATTGCTGGCTTAATAACGTTAGCTGGGTCAAAAATTAATGCTGAAAATCCTCCTGCTTCCCGTGATGCTACTGCTGTAGCTAAACTCAAACAAGCGGGTGCTATCCTAGTTGGAGCATTAAATATGGATGAGTACGCCTATGGCTTTGTAACGGAAAATAGCCATTACGGCGCAACTACCAACCCCCATGATCTCACTCGCATTGCTGGTGGTTCCTCTGGCGGCTCAGCAGCAGCAGTGGCGGCGGGATTAGTACCAATCACTCTCGGTTCCGATACCAATGGTTCGATCCGCGTACCAGCTGCTTTGTGTGGTACTTTTGGCTTCAAACCTACCTACGGACGATTGTCTCGCGCAGGGGTTTTCTTATTTTCTGCTAGTTTGGATCATATCGGTCCGTTTGCTCGTTCTGTACGGGATATTGCTACTACTTTTGATATCCTTCAGGGAGCAGATCCGGCTGATTCAGTATGTACCAATCGTTTCCCAGAATTGTGTGTCCCCCACCTTAACCAGGGGATTGAGGGGTTACGGATTGGGGTTGCTGATGGCTATTTTGCTCAAGGGGCAGAACCAGAAGTCTTGGATGCTGTGGCTAAAGTCGCTAGTAGCTTGGATGTAACTGCCTCGGTTACTATCCCAGAAGCCAAGCGAGCCAGAGCAGCAGCTTATATTATTACGGCTAATGAAGGGTCAAACCTGCATTTGGACAATTTGCGTAAACGTCCCGATGATTTTGATCCAGCTACACGCGATCGCTTTTTAGCAGGTGCCCTAATTCCAGGGACTTGGTATATTCAAGCGCAACGGTTTCGACAATGGTTTCGCGATCGCGTTCGGGAAGTCTTCCAAGATGTCGATATTATCCTTGCTCCCACTACACCCTGTGTTGCTCCCCTACTGGGTCAAGAAACAATGGTCATTGCCGGAGAAGAAGTTTTGGTTCGTCCGAACTTAGGATTATTTACTCAACCCTTATCCTTCATTGGCTTACCGGTCTTATCAGTACCAATTCAGCGTCCTGGTCAAATGCCCTTAGGGGTACAAATTATTGCTGCACCCTACCATGAAGCAATGATTCTGAGAGTTGCTGCAGTGCTTGAGGAGCAAGGCATCGTTTCAGCACCGGTTGTATCTTAA
- a CDS encoding DUF4089 domain-containing protein, translating to MMPKKLETATYVEAMAQLLDLDLKPQHRPGVIKNFATIYAIASLVTEFSLPDDIAAAPVFEP from the coding sequence ATGATGCCCAAAAAACTTGAAACTGCTACCTATGTCGAAGCAATGGCGCAACTCCTTGATTTAGACCTTAAGCCACAACATCGTCCTGGTGTTATCAAAAACTTCGCTACAATTTATGCGATCGCATCTCTAGTCACAGAATTTAGCTTACCTGATGATATCGCAGCTGCTCCTGTATTTGAACCTTAG
- a CDS encoding DUF4351 domain-containing protein, protein MTQTKAEPMIRWEKLPDEFQLPDDPVENLYHPLLAAILREILELARFITNSMLIASNFGLCANVDGKTVVKAPDWFYVPSVFPVLPGVIRRSYTPHTEGEVPAVVMEFLSEKEQGEYSLNPRYPYGKWYFYEQILQVPIYVIFDPASGSLEMRSLNSGSYTLQQPDANGRYWIESMGLFLGVWYGKKSEITNYWLRWWDSSGNLLPWGEEKVQQSLQQGLQQGLQQGLQQGKLELIMRQLTRQVGTIEPTLESVINNLSVADLDQLSEALFDFSDRSDLSSWLEGLKG, encoded by the coding sequence ATGACTCAAACGAAAGCCGAACCCATGATCCGATGGGAAAAACTCCCGGACGAATTTCAATTACCCGATGACCCAGTGGAAAATCTCTATCATCCCTTATTAGCGGCTATCCTCCGAGAGATTCTGGAATTAGCCAGATTTATCACTAACTCAATGCTGATTGCTTCCAACTTTGGACTCTGTGCCAATGTGGACGGTAAAACAGTAGTCAAAGCACCGGACTGGTTTTATGTACCTTCTGTGTTTCCTGTGTTACCAGGGGTGATTCGCCGGAGCTATACCCCTCACACCGAAGGAGAGGTACCAGCAGTGGTTATGGAATTCTTATCCGAGAAGGAGCAAGGAGAATATTCCCTTAACCCCCGTTACCCCTATGGCAAATGGTACTTTTACGAGCAAATCCTACAAGTACCAATTTATGTGATTTTTGACCCAGCGTCGGGAAGTTTAGAAATGCGATCGCTTAACTCAGGAAGCTATACCCTCCAACAACCTGATGCTAATGGACGCTACTGGATTGAATCCATGGGTTTGTTTCTGGGAGTATGGTACGGTAAAAAATCAGAAATCACCAACTATTGGTTACGCTGGTGGGATAGCTCTGGAAATTTATTACCTTGGGGAGAGGAGAAAGTCCAACAAAGTCTACAGCAAGGCTTACAGCAAGGCTTACAGCAAGGCTTACAGCAAGGAAAACTGGAGCTAATTATGCGTCAGTTGACACGCCAGGTTGGAACAATCGAGCCTACTCTAGAATCAGTCATCAACAACTTATCTGTTGCTGATTTGGATCAACTGAGTGAGGCATTGTTCGATTTTTCCGATCGGTCGGATTTATCCAGTTGGTTAGAGGGACTGAAAGGCTAA